One part of the Humulus lupulus chromosome 9, drHumLupu1.1, whole genome shotgun sequence genome encodes these proteins:
- the LOC133799526 gene encoding uncharacterized protein LOC133799526, protein MVLFLTLFSLRQGYDGDGEEVWVWARGLPRLRCGLNGGDGDRRDEKNHLPQMKNDMKNTTSLLIPSNVKTDPRNSPKPSSTTTSTTAPMAPTSLEHLLVQMEDSIVKMQGMLLECYSTRVNDGICGIDEDVFGQDISSLYICKEDILQFIRMEKIGQGVVVCYMSLAAEAEHGDASRNERSSVQGVEQKDPSTVFVLPLIVNL, encoded by the exons ATGGTTCTCTTTCTCACTTTGTTCTCTTTACGGCAAGGCTACGACGGTGACGGGGAAGAGGTGTGGGTCTGGGCTCGTGGTCTTCCTCGTCTCAGATGCGGGCTCAATGGTGGGGATGGGGATCGACGTGATGAGAAGAATCATCTTCCTCAGATGAAAAATGAC ATGAAAAATACTACAAGTCTTCTGATTCCATCAAATGTAAAGACGGATCCAAGAAATTCACCAAAACCCAGCTCAACGACAACTTCTACGACTGCCCCGATGGCACCGACGAGCCTG GAACATCTGCTTGTCCAAATGGAAGATTCTATTGTTAAAATGCAGGGCATGCTCCTAGAGTGTTATTCTACTAGAGTGAATGATGGTATATGCG GCATAGATGAGGATGTATTCGGTCAGGATATTTCAAGTCTTTACATATGCAAAGAGGACATACTTCAATTTATTCGAATGGAAAAGATTGGACAAGGAGTTGTCGTTTGCTACATGAG TTTAGCTGCTGAAGCTGAACATGGTGATGCTTCCAGAAATGAAAGGTCCTCAGTTCAAGGTGTAGAACAG AAAGATCCTTCAACGGTGTTTGTTCTTCCACTTATTGTGAACCTTTAA